Genomic DNA from Pygocentrus nattereri isolate fPygNat1 chromosome 11, fPygNat1.pri, whole genome shotgun sequence:
aagctcctttccagcaccttgacATAGACTTTCCCTGGGaagctgagcagtgtgataccccggtCAGCCAGGCTAAGGGTACTGTTcacgaggtccatgcaatattgcagaggtgtgttagCCTCGACAggcccacaatatccagagctaTAAATTCATCTTCAGATGAATCTTATCCAATGCTGACGGGCTTGCCAaatacctcagtgacctccaccaagGAAATTAAGCTTGACATGCCAGAAGCCTCTTGCCCTTCCACCAACCGACATtgtcctcatttgaagtcagagttactccacccttgctgaatacagcttgggcgcagccaccccgaccgcTCCTGAGTCACCGgatgaaagtctttttccatggcttcaccaaactcctcccatgccatGGACTCCTTCTtggggccatccagtccctaaaacTTGTAGGTAGTTTAACCAGAGGAGGACGACTTTGCGTGACTTGGGAGTTGAGCATTTGCTCAACTGAGTGATTTGATAATATGGAGAGCAATGGCAGGTTCAGCGGTGAAATATAGAGCTCCTTTTGTGCAATCATCCAGacagcttggtgatgtaagtggCTACCCGGCAGAGGTAGGGTTCATCGGTTGTATAGGGATAGAAACCCCTACCGTATTTCCTTAGCttgtattttactttgttttattcCTTTAGATCGTCCACTCACTTTTCCGCACTGTCAGAAAAAGTTAATACTCAGTTTTGCAGCCCTTTTTCGTCCGCTACTCTTACATGTGTAGCAGTCAGAAAAATAAGGTTTTTGTGTCCAGTGTTGGTTTCTGAGCCAAGAAGAGGACTCATCACACTATGATAAAACTAATTTTTGGATTTACATCTTATTGATCCAGATGTTTAATTTTGAGGAAGGCCATCAAAGCAAAAAATCTCAATATTCTAATTTACAGTAATAGTGCATTGATTAGAGGTTGTGTTGATGTCTTTTTATATAAAAGATCAACAACACATCCTCACTGACCCTCCTCCAAAAAACTGtctgcttttattgtttttctacatcatttgatcACATTTACTCAGGCCACATTTCATATCTTTTTTCCctgatatgttaaattcagtcaaTAAACAGTGTCAGGATCTCTGAACGAATCTAAAGCTCGCAGATTAAAATCCAACATAGAACTTTACATGATGTAAGCTAAGGGCTTCACACTATAATCATGATCAACACTGTCCAAGCTCAAAACCAGAAAACAGGATATCTAAAACAGGAGGATCATAAATAGACGTCCAGAAACAGAGTCCAGGGTCAAACACGGAAACGCAAAGACCACAGAGGCAGAGCACGGCATTAAATGTGCAGTAGTAGTCTTTCTCTTTAGGGGATAAGTGTGTTAATTTGACTCCACCCAGAACTTCAACACCACATAATTTGAGCGGTGTTGAATTCTTATTACCCCAGTGCACCtacttgtctgtctgtcatggTTAAACACTacttatgttttaatgttcaacTTTAAAATACACCACAGAAttcagattttgaaaataaaggttGGGGAATAAACACAATACACAGATTAACTTTATGAATTGTATAAATTGTATCAGCTCTACTTTGTTACagcaatgacaaaaaaaactcATTGAAATCAATGAAATCCTTCAGTTTTAGGATGATGTTTAGTTACTGACATTATAAGTAATGTCCACTAGGTGTCTCTAGTCTCTATATTCAGGTGTATGTAGAGAATGTAGGAAAAGAAGGAAGCAAAAGCCGCATAATCACAGTAAGTTCCTCATTTTCATGGTATTAGTtgaaaacatatatatacacacacacacacacacacacacacacacacacacacaacacaagcTTCACTATTCACtgtttgtatatataaatgaagaaaatattaactttaattCATTTGAACTTTTTCTGTTCCTCATATTCTTAggattatatattatatatagattatattatatattaatattagagATGTTTGTGAAAATGACCCATTTGGAGACGAGCACTCCTGCATTAAATAACATCATCCAGAACTGGTACAACTGACAACTACTTCAAGAGATTTTACCTTTCAAAGAATGTGGTGTACAGTGAGGAGATATGTAGTCTTTAATAACAGATACAGGAAGGTATGAaatgatgagaggagaagtcagaggccTGATAGAGAGACAATAAACATAGTGATGAAGGGATGAATGAAGAGCTGTAATAAAGTATAATAAACTAATtccagcaacactgcagacTGAACACTGAACCTGCTCCACTGTGTTCTTCATAACAGAGACTCTACATGTGAGGCAGACAGTGGGCTCTCGCGCCACCCTTTACTGTGGAAACCTAACTAACGGTAAAGTGACCTGGAGCAGAGACACCAacggacagagagtggacattCTGACCACTCATAACGGACAGACGACCAAACACATCGCTGATCCAGACAGACGTTACGGCTCAGGAGCAGATCTAGTGCTGATTATACTCAGAGTCTCTCAGTTAGACGCTGGTAGATACGACTGCAGTGGAGCTacagtggagctcagtgtgacATCAGGAACGGGTAAGTGtggaaatgtttcatttcaatgttcaaccaaaagctacagtagcCTCCAGAAATACTGACACCCTTTGTAAAGCTACGGTTAAAAAGgctataaaatgtctttatttatctTTTGATCATTCATagaaaatatgagcaaaaccCATCCAGGCACAGGGGAGGTCAGGAGAGTTCCTAAGCCCTGATAAGCCAGAGGGAAGAACATTATCCATTACCTGTGTTTATGGATGAAGAACGTTCTGTTCACGCTCCACAGGTTCTTCCATTTGAGTGTGTggaaatgaatagaaatgtCCAGCAGGACAGATTACAAAATGACTGTGAGCTGAAAACAGGACATTAATACATCAGCTGTGATTCCAAAATCTGACCAATGATGTTAAAGTCTCCCAGCGCGCCATGAGTCTGTAACAGTCAGTAGAGTTACACTAACTTCAGTTACTACTACTTTagggtgtttttccttctcctgttcagttcatttctggagatacgaggttttgcttcAGCAGCgatgctgtaaatgtttaaataggtgtgtgtcagttgtcatgaagggcttttgtaggtgtcatgtagttTTATGACAATCAAAAGCATTGATTATGGTGCTGATTTGACAGCAGAgaagcagcaacactgagaggCATCAAACATTACAGGGGACATTATTTGTGTTCAGGTTTTCTTACTGTTCCTCGTTTCTCTCCATTGTTTGCTTGGTGCCCTCTTACGAGTGCTGTGTGTCAGGACGCTAACTTCACTCATCCATGCCAATCTTTCCTGGACTTCATCCATTTCTCCAGAACCACCCATCTTGTTTAGTTGCCATTCAGCCTTTCCTGGAAGTCACTGGGTTTCCAGATGGTCAATGTTCAAATACATCTTCTGTTATCTCTACATTCTAGGCCCAAACAGCATAACCACACCCAAAACTACAACCACATCTACACCTGCCACACCAGCTACAACTACAACCACATCTACACCTGCCACACCAGCTACAACTACAACCACACCCATCTTGTTTAGTTGCCATCCAGGCTTTCCTGGAAGTCGCTGGGTTTCCAGATGGTCAATGTTCAAATACATCTTCTGTTATCTCGACATTCTAGGCCCAAACAGCATAACCACACCCAAAACTACAACCACATCTACACCTGCCACACCAGCTACAACTACAACCACATCTACACCTGCCACACCAGCTACAACTACAACCACACCCACAGCTAAAAGAAGAGGCAAGAAGGCAAAATCTACAACTACAACCACATCCACAGCTAAAAGAACCACTACTAATAcgacagaagcttcaacaacaaCTGAAGGTTCATCTGAAAGACCATCTCAAGGTTCGTGTGTTGCTATCAGATGATCTAGCACTAGATACTGTGACCAGACTTTACATTTAGGACACTGTGTGTTTTCTACGTATGACACATAGATGTACTTTACATAATACCCACACAGCTTTCACTGCATCTGTTGAAATACGTtagttgtttatgtttattgcTCAGTTAGCTAGAGGTGCTGGGCCGTTCATCTGAAGCAGCCACCGAGTCTGACTTTTAGCTTGAGGCAGTCTTTTACAGGGTGTGTTGCCCTACAGTAATTTTTGATAGAATTCAcaacattttaagaaaaattaCTCAAACAAAAAGCCTCATCCTCAGTGTAATATTAGGCTTTTGTGCTGCAGTGAgctgaaacattaaaatatgcccATAACCAACTGGAAGATAAAGATCTTGTCTGATTCAGTTTGTGCTACTAAGACAACGGTCATAATAGtcactgcacatttttattttcagatctGTGGAAAGTCCTGACCACAGTAACAGTGAGCTGCCTGGTTGCTGTGGTGCTGGTTCTGTTGTCATGGATATGCTTCTacaaaaggaaaggtgatataTATATTCTTGTGTATTTCACAGCCAAGTGACACTGAAGTGCACTGATTATAAAGACGTGTCAGTCAGTTCCACATAAATAAAGCACTGTAACGTTCACTGCTGTTAAAAGAGACACAAGCCGTAGTGCTTTATAATccagctgttgttggccacagctacgccgtACATAAGGACGGCTTCCTCTAACAGTTCGCTCGACCCAGCTCGTGTGTAGCGTAACTAGACTGGACACGTGCAGTTAAAGTGGACTTCACTGGGGTCCAACCAGGCTGAACTGGAAAGCTGCCCCATGCCTGCCGTATCATTCACCGCACCCAACAAAGTTTTATCCAGGGTCTTTACCTTTGTGGTTACCAAACAACAATACACTCAAACTCCCCACCCAGCAAATAaccaataaacacacatattagcagaaacatgtttttcagttttgtctgCAAATACCTgtcactctttacattgtgtgtaaatttcctgatgaagGGACCAGAAGAAATGGCCCACAATTACTTGAAAAAGAGTCTGGTTTCATGTAAAAACAGTTTGaatatgttttcctttacattgtgtgtcagtttcatgatgaacggacgaCCTGAAATCAAACCTTTgattctattgacttacattaaaagtaaagtagttttttctctctctcctgtaaagttaccattttggagatacgaggttttgttcggACAGAAGTCAACAGCAGTTAATTTACCTTTTCACTTTCCATACAAGAAAAAACTACAGACTCCAGATTAATaacaaaaactgaacaatatataAAGTCTTTTGTCTCATATGTGTGTCCTGTCAACTTGCCCCTCCTCAACCGTCAGACACTACTGGACTGTGAAGAATATTATAGTCATTCATGCCCAGTAGCCACTCGCCCACACCTTGTTCCATGCACAAGACCCGGAGACCACGGTGTCGTCTGATGCAGCTGAGCGAGGCAGGTGACTCCTTTTAGGCAGTACAAGAGGAAACAGAAGTGCTCTCGTGTCCATATTGGGCTATGGCTAACTCAAAAAGACCAGCCGCTCCTTTCTGAGATAAAACTATTCGTTTACGTGAGACTAGACAGCAGGAGGTGGTTGAGGGACGGCTGAGTTTTCATCTTTAAAACTCTCTCTGTTCCTGTAGGCATTCCTTAAGGATTTAACAGGTCTTCTGCAGCATTTCTTCAAAGACCTCTTTGTTATCTTTGACATTTTAAAGAACGCCGTCTACAGTGTGATTTCTGctctgtgtgtctgcaggttACGCTGTTAAACACAATCAGGAGCATGTCTACGACTCCATTGATGACACCATGCCAACCGCACAGCCTGGTGAGTTTAACATTAACTTATGTTTTCATATAATTACTTGTGGTTTACTTTGAAGAAGAAGtaagaataaacaaaatatacgTTATACTTTGTTAACCTAATTTCTGTTAACCTGTTTTTTGTCAGAATTGAGAACACTTGTTTTATTACAATGTTATAAAGGTTATCACAGCATCTAtaataaaagtatttatttaaacagtgaTGAAGTCGTTGGTCAGTGTGAGTGACCAAAGTATCTAAAGGAGCCTGCCGGCTGCTCTGATTCTTCAGTGGAGCTTTTGGCTGTTGTTGATAGTAAATTATCAGTAAATGTTGGAAATAAGTCATGCGACCTTGTCCGTGTTTATCTCAGTGATAACACTCAACAAATGATCGTCAGTCATGCTGTATTTCTCTATTAGTAAGTGACCAACAAAGGACAGAGGAGCCCATCTACTACTTGCCAACTGATCCAGGAGCCCAGACCACAGGTAAACCCACTGCAGTCCAACCACCAGTTCATGCTCAGATTTGCATACATTATTTTTCTGCCCTAAAACAAATCATGCAACTTTCTAACTACAACTAACGTCGtaattacaaataatattagAAACTGGAAGGTCTTTCAGCTTTCTCAAAGGCCTTATTTCTCAAAGGTCTGCAGCTTAGCCTGCCAATGTCAAAAGCGTCAATCATGGCAGGTTAAATGGCAGAAATAGACACATTCTTACATCAGCCTTATAGGGATTTAAGGCACTCGTGTTAAATATTACCAAATACAGACTTCCTCACAAATACAAGCAACCTCACCACATTCAGCTGcacttttaaaacataaaactgatGTTAGACTGAATTGCTAATTGGAATATTTACTGAGTACTCCAGTGTGTGATCACGTCCCCAGTGAAAAGACATTTCTGTCCTCAGTGTTACCTTCACTAACTAAAACCCTGGCATGTCattcactggaaaaaaaagcttGTCCACTTATCTAGCACCATCTACTACTGCACCAGTTAGCTCTAGTGTTAGTGGCCTACATTACCCAACGTGAAAGACTTCTGGTTTAACTAAAATATTTCTATGACAATTCTAATCACTATTTTAGTAATGCGATGTTTTATACAATCAAATACACCCCTGTTTATaagtattttgttatttataattaattaaCCTTCAAGTACCTGTGTAGCTGTTTACCCTCTGTGTATTATGAGTAAGAACCAGGACACATTCATATCAGCCAAAGCCCTCTATTTCACTATTTCCTGTGTTCATGAACACTTACGGATCCTCAGCTACTGCTGTATTAAGTTCGGTGTGAAAGCTGCTGTATTGTATGTTTATGTCTGAAGGAAAATCAATCAgacttccttccttctttctctgctttaacCAGATAACCAGCAGAGTGTGTATGAAGCCATAGATCCCCCAGAAGATCACTCCACACCACaggtaaacacagaaaactcaCTGCCACATTTTGATTCATTGTGGATTAGAGCGTTTTACTGTATGCAACAAATTAAAACCACATGATTTTTAAGAAAGTTCAATCAGTTTGGAACAAATATTGTTTTGATAGaagtttaaaaaggttctttggtatTTTATTCTACACCAGGAACGAGTTGACCAGCTATGCACCCTCATCAAGAAGCCAACAATGTAAACCCTGAACTCTGCTCTCACCTCATTTCTGCTCTAGACTGACTTCTGGTTTTGCTTTAATAGTCTGTTGACTATCTGGTTGTATCTTTTAGTTTCACTTTCAAAGTTATTTCAGAGGCTACAGAGACGTGTAAAGTAAAAAGTATCAATCTGATACACGTCTCTTTTGTATACGTATGCGAAATTCACGGTTTCCTGCATCGTCTGTAAACATCTCAGCATGTTGACTCTTTCACATCTGTTTTAATTCACTGTTATTCAGCATTAGATGTTGTTTGTGTGCATAAACACAAAACCTGACTCACCTCATCAGATATTTATTAATGGAATTGGGAAACTTCAGTCGTACAAGGAACCTGTAGACGTTCATTTTTTAGAACAGTTtttatatattgtctatatgaTGGTTTTATTCTGTTAAAGgttactgttcatttttttattacttagaacatttcaattttttaaatgCTATAAATGCTGTTCACTGTATTTAATTGTTAAGTTCCATAATAtaatcagatctgaaaaatattTACGTTTCTGTTTTGCAGTCTGTAAGAAAAATTCTCTGGTTAAAAAACAGCCTGGGATCACTGGTTGTCTTTGAAGTCTTTTATTCTTGCAGCAAGGGAGCAGATACACACAGAACATAGTCCAGATGCAGATGCtcacaaatgaacaaaagaacaaaGGACTTATAGCTAAGCAGGTAGCGTCCCCCTTCCTCTAGAATGAACCGCACCAGATCTTGAAAGTTCATTTGAGTCGTGTTTACCAAGAACTGGCGCTTCTCCTTCTGACTTTGTGTGCATGTCTCATAAGCTCTTCTCGATGCTTGTACATATGTTTATCCTAATGATCTCATAGGGCATTAATGCTCACACATCTTTTCTTATGTGACCTCGCAGCGCTCAGGTCACAGCCTAGAATATAAGAGTCTTCTGTTACAGCACAGAGTATAAAGTTTAGTTAAAATACAATAGTATAACGTTGAGTTTTTCCAGCACAGTCTCAAGTGTTCCTGATCCAAGATTGTTGATTGTTAAGCTTGCTGTTCGATTTTTATcctgataaactttgtttttcttttttttcttatataatacagttttactgtattttaaataGCACTTTGTAGACCTTTCCTAAAAAGTGATACAAATAAAATCTATTCTTATTTCAGGCAGGTCTTGTGTGCTCTTATTTCTTGGGTGTCCAGTCACAGCTTTTACTGTAGAATCCATACGTTTCAAAACTTTAGCCTATTGCTAGACTGCAGTGACGTTCCTGCATTCAGAATCTCACTAAACAATTCAAAACATGTAAAGGTAAAATTATGTAACGTCTTTAGAAAAACAGGTTTTAATAGTTCTAATAGTTCTAATAAgtgctgtgctgtgattcccatttttgtaaagctgctttgtgacaacatcagttgtaaaaagcgctatataaataaatttgatttgatttgatttgataataaGGAATCTCAAGGCTAATCAACAAGACAAGTCAGGACAGAAAAAGGGCAAACAGACTTCCACATTGGCGAAGGAGCTCAACAAGGCTGCCCACTATCCCCAGACTTGTTCAACCTATGCAGAACACACATGAAAGAATTCATAGGATGTGCAGCCTTCCTGACAACCAAACTGAAAACCATGCTGCCAGTCTCCTGAGGTTTAGCTCATATCTAGCAATGTTCCTATTTCAGCTCTTTAacgacctcgtaattcagaggatccagtggtattcgagagaagaatgttcacaggacaaaattTATCAGGATCTGggcatttttaattaatacagGGGGTGATAACGGCGACTTTTCAAAAACTTTATTCATTCCAGCACCAGAGAAATGGAGCTcagacctggagttcctaatatggccATAAGTGTATGATGCTCAGTACTACTACAGCAGTCTATTAGTTAAAAACCTGAGAGAAAAATTGAATTTCCCATTATAAAGACCCTTTAACTGGTTGTGAATGTAATGACAATGTAAAGCACAGTGTCTCTACTGGTGGGGGTCTCTGGTTGGATGTTTATAAGAAGAGAATTGCTTATTGAAAAACagcactgtctctttctctttctctctctctctctctctctctctctctctctctctcactcactcactcacagacacagcaaGGTATCAAATCAAACATGCACAGGCATACAAACACTTCAGTGATCTCATATCTCCCACCTACCTCTTCCGTCCTCTTAGATGACCTCATCCTATAAAACCACACTATAGCTTTAAGACCCCCATAGATCTACTcttctgaactgaactgtacaTGAAGTCATTCTTTTGCACTCAGCATGTCTGTGTGGTTTAAGAGTTCTGCAATGCATTTCTGTGATACTCTGATGTTACAGCAGCCACGTCTATCACCCCATTTCATCGCATGCAGTCACTAACGCATGTTAACTTAAGTCTAATCCTGAACGTCATCCTAATTTTAACTAGTTGGGAACTGGAAGGGGAGCTAGCCTTCAGTTCGGGCCAGAAATGTCCACgcttggttaaaaaaaatgggaaaaatgtacaaatcatgctaatttctgctagagGCACCATGAGCGTCCTAACAACAGTGCTGTGAAATAGTGTTTGCTTCAAGTTCTTGATTGAAGCTCTTCTTCAGGTACACAAAAAGCGTAAACTGTTACAGCGCAGACACAATATTAATGATTGGCAAGGCTGATTCTGTTCATTCTCAGAACAGATGGAGATGTACTTTGCTAATAGTGCTTATAATTATGCATGTGAAGTGCTGTTTAATCTcacagtttcatttcatttactgaaagaaaaaagagccgACACAAACTGGCCCTTTTGAAAAACTTACTGCCTCCTCAGGTAATCAATCAAACCAAATTTCGCTGAGAGCTGATAGAACCTTCACTGATTCATGGATTGATTACTGCCATCCATGTTGACTCACTTAAACACCACTTTTACAGCACTGTGGAGTAGAATAACAGCTCTCATCAATAGACACACTATGATC
This window encodes:
- the LOC108416547 gene encoding hepatitis A virus cellular receptor 1-like, whose protein sequence is MNLLLLLSLLIYSSMHTAGTETLHVRQTVGSRATLYCGNLTNGKVTWSRDTNGQRVDILTTHNGQTTKHIADPDRRYGSGADLVLIILRVSQLDAGRYDCSGATVELSVTSGTGPNSITTPKTTTTSTPATPATTTTTSTPATPATTTTTPILFSCHPGFPGSRWVSRWSMFKYIFCYLDILGPNSITTPKTTTTSTPATPATTTTTSTPATPATTTTTPTAKRRGKKAKSTTTTTSTAKRTTTNTTEASTTTEGSSERPSQDLWKVLTTVTVSCLVAVVLVLLSWICFYKRKGYAVKHNQEHVYDSIDDTMPTAQPVSDQQRTEEPIYYLPTDPGAQTTDNQQSVYEAIDPPEDHSTPQERVDQLCTLIKKPTM